Proteins encoded together in one Prochlorococcus marinus str. MIT 9211 window:
- a CDS encoding CDP-alcohol phosphatidyltransferase family protein: MNYILPKSISLADILTSIRIIVCIPILATLIYQNLLLTWILIILAGITDVLDGYFARKKGNGTVFGAKLDPLADKLVIFTVFLWLNQQSIIPFWSLWIIVTRELLITESRSTNNIGQPASNSAKLKTLLQFTSIVFLLFPFKLPVLISDIVFDFGLTAYWISLTLSIYSAFKYSSSKIKYYLK; the protein is encoded by the coding sequence ATGAATTATATTCTACCAAAATCAATAAGTCTTGCAGATATATTAACATCAATTAGAATCATAGTTTGCATACCTATTCTAGCTACTTTAATTTACCAAAATCTATTGTTAACATGGATACTTATTATATTAGCTGGAATAACAGACGTACTAGATGGATATTTCGCCAGGAAAAAAGGTAATGGAACTGTTTTTGGAGCAAAGCTTGATCCATTAGCAGATAAACTTGTAATATTTACTGTTTTTTTATGGTTAAATCAGCAATCGATAATTCCATTTTGGTCCCTTTGGATTATTGTTACTAGAGAATTATTAATTACAGAGTCAAGATCTACTAATAATATAGGTCAACCAGCATCTAACTCAGCAAAATTAAAGACTTTATTGCAATTTACTTCTATAGTATTTTTGCTCTTCCCTTTTAAATTACCAGTATTAATCTCTGATATTGTTTTTGATTTTGGTTTAACTGCCTACTGGATTTCATTGACACTCTCAATTTATTCAGCCTTCAAATACTCTAGTTCTAAAATAAAGTATTATCTAAAGTAA
- a CDS encoding NAD-dependent epimerase/dehydratase family protein, translating to MCILWNPRHASIDMFTCVNALKILVMGGTRFVGKAIVDHLLIDKHEITLFTRGNNPYPNGVRHIKGDRKTSDIDKLEGLKFDVIIDCSGRNLSETEDVIAKTGYPEHRFIYISSAGIYSYSESLPVEETSPIDPNSRHIGKAETESWLKNEGIPFTVFRPTYIYGPSNYNPIEKWFFDRITYSQIIPLPDQGMGLTQLGHVADLARAIKVSLDYKIAENKIYNCSSAKAITFKGLVYAAAKASGSNKDELRLCSFNTSKLDPKARKAFPLRLPHFFTDTSLIQRELDWKPIYSLERGLEDSYLNDYTLLVNNKPDFTLDNTLF from the coding sequence ATGTGTATTTTGTGGAACCCTCGGCACGCTTCAATAGATATGTTCACTTGCGTTAATGCTTTGAAAATTCTTGTAATGGGCGGTACTCGCTTTGTAGGTAAAGCCATAGTGGATCATTTACTAATAGATAAGCATGAGATCACTCTCTTTACTCGTGGGAACAATCCTTACCCAAATGGAGTACGTCATATTAAGGGTGACCGCAAAACAAGTGATATAGATAAATTAGAAGGATTAAAGTTCGATGTAATAATCGACTGCTCTGGCAGAAATCTTAGTGAGACGGAAGATGTAATTGCCAAAACAGGCTACCCGGAGCATAGATTTATATATATAAGCTCAGCAGGAATTTATTCTTATTCGGAATCTCTGCCAGTAGAAGAAACAAGTCCCATCGACCCTAATAGTAGACATATAGGGAAAGCAGAAACAGAGAGTTGGTTGAAAAATGAGGGCATACCTTTTACGGTCTTTCGTCCTACTTATATTTATGGTCCATCTAATTACAACCCTATTGAGAAATGGTTTTTCGACCGGATTACCTATTCACAAATTATTCCTTTACCAGATCAGGGAATGGGGCTTACCCAACTTGGACATGTTGCTGACTTAGCAAGGGCAATTAAAGTTAGTTTGGATTATAAGATTGCTGAAAACAAGATATACAATTGTAGTTCTGCTAAAGCTATTACATTTAAAGGCCTTGTTTACGCAGCTGCCAAGGCTAGTGGAAGTAATAAAGACGAACTACGGTTATGTTCATTTAATACATCTAAACTTGACCCTAAAGCAAGAAAGGCTTTTCCTCTAAGGTTGCCACATTTTTTTACAGATACATCTCTAATTCAAAGAGAGTTAGATTGGAAACCTATATATAGTCTTGAAAGAGGGTTAGAGGATAGTTACTTAAATGACTACACCTTACTTGTTAATAATAAACCAGACTTTACTTTAGATAATACTTTATTTTAG
- the hisA gene encoding 1-(5-phosphoribosyl)-5-[(5-phosphoribosylamino)methylideneamino]imidazole-4-carboxamide isomerase, producing the protein MELIPAIDLLEGNCVRLVQGNYNKVTKFNSDPVSQALRWEDMGASRLHIVDLDAARQGFSSNDDVIKQIAKSLSIPIQIGGGIRTSKRAKELLDYGIDRVIIGTAALEDPRLVEDLASAFPKKIVLGIDAKEGKVATRGWIEQSDVRTEDLIKQFSNAKIAAIISTDISTDGTLEGPNLKSLTSVAKVSNAPVIASGGIGSLADLISLTTLEKAGVTGVIVGRALYDNKFSLEEAIKVLLNIDLQDQPFNAKNIA; encoded by the coding sequence ATGGAGCTTATCCCAGCTATAGATTTACTAGAAGGCAATTGTGTAAGGCTAGTTCAAGGTAATTACAATAAGGTAACTAAATTCAACAGCGATCCTGTAAGTCAAGCCCTTAGATGGGAAGACATGGGTGCAAGCAGATTGCATATAGTCGATCTGGATGCTGCAAGGCAAGGTTTTTCATCTAATGATGATGTAATCAAACAAATAGCTAAAAGCCTATCTATCCCAATACAAATAGGAGGAGGGATTAGAACAAGTAAAAGGGCTAAAGAATTATTAGATTATGGAATAGATAGAGTGATTATTGGTACGGCAGCATTAGAGGATCCAAGGCTTGTAGAGGACCTAGCCTCTGCTTTTCCGAAAAAAATTGTATTAGGAATAGATGCAAAGGAAGGCAAAGTAGCAACTAGAGGCTGGATAGAACAAAGCGATGTGAGAACTGAAGACCTTATAAAACAATTTTCCAACGCGAAAATAGCTGCAATTATTTCAACAGACATTTCTACTGATGGAACTTTAGAAGGTCCAAATTTAAAAAGTTTAACCTCTGTTGCGAAAGTCTCAAATGCACCCGTAATAGCTTCTGGAGGGATAGGCTCTCTAGCTGACCTAATTTCATTGACAACGCTAGAAAAGGCTGGTGTTACTGGTGTTATAGTAGGTCGAGCGCTTTATGACAACAAATTTTCTTTAGAAGAAGCTATAAAGGTCTTGTTAAATATTGACCTTCAAGACCAACCTTTTAATGCAAAAAACATAGCCTAA
- a CDS encoding DUF3685 domain-containing protein, with protein sequence MENYIEKKLTEGGYQQILLLAPSLLGESLAAQLQSANKSNEIILRQENLTKAPALVIWAIDNVVIPSTIRFELRTLSERWAPSPILLLLPSKTSIPPNEILNFESDGILQDPDIKTLVDSISTILEGGRVFQLKQAQNPINSTRKRSIGIGQYLLKQGIDQIDMKIAQLEPILSPLPINPFLRIAINGRKRELNSAKNILIWVWGPIHNMPISDISAKLTSDIDYIYDNFVADIVLPQRDSKAVIELIITRLRKSVSDPLSNSTGTIFALQAITECKQKTLLLELITQLEKLLLRLISLDKNESKIIDTWNSFQLNLRKEAIRSIAEPYTTIEYEGNSVLLRDRLEKLTELDEIDEDMPSPKNIVQTLILNESLKVDDQYLPYDHPKSVIRTEMILTNWLIRTAEIISSELLNQASIWPDLRQYLLTSNLISTRELERLRNQLNSQSRIQSLFTRPIHLYESKRLLYRINQSSIESYILTELRDKELRELGWLQKQVTLLVEARDALAPQIQSLVKYIGNFMVILLTNVLGRAIGLVGKGIAQGMGRSLSR encoded by the coding sequence ATGGAAAACTATATAGAAAAGAAATTGACCGAAGGTGGATACCAACAAATCTTGTTGTTAGCTCCATCCTTGCTTGGGGAGTCTTTAGCAGCTCAATTGCAATCTGCCAATAAATCCAATGAGATTATATTGCGACAAGAAAATTTAACTAAAGCTCCAGCTCTTGTTATATGGGCAATTGATAATGTAGTAATTCCATCGACGATTAGATTTGAGCTAAGGACGCTATCCGAAAGATGGGCACCATCGCCAATACTTCTTCTACTGCCAAGTAAAACATCAATACCTCCTAATGAAATTTTGAATTTTGAAAGTGATGGAATACTCCAAGATCCAGATATAAAGACATTAGTTGACTCTATTTCAACAATTCTAGAAGGGGGGAGGGTATTTCAATTAAAACAAGCTCAGAATCCAATAAATAGCACTAGGAAAAGATCAATTGGTATAGGTCAGTATCTTTTGAAACAAGGGATAGACCAAATTGATATGAAAATTGCTCAATTGGAACCAATTCTTAGCCCTCTACCCATAAACCCCTTTCTGCGTATAGCCATAAACGGTAGGAAGAGAGAACTAAATAGCGCAAAAAACATATTAATTTGGGTATGGGGACCAATTCATAACATGCCAATAAGTGATATTTCAGCTAAATTAACTTCAGATATTGATTATATATACGATAATTTTGTAGCAGATATAGTACTCCCCCAAAGGGATTCGAAGGCTGTAATAGAACTCATAATAACTCGCCTGAGAAAATCAGTAAGTGATCCTTTATCAAACTCTACAGGGACTATATTTGCCTTACAGGCAATTACTGAATGCAAACAAAAAACACTTTTACTGGAATTGATTACTCAACTAGAAAAGTTACTATTGCGGTTAATTTCCCTGGATAAGAATGAGTCTAAAATAATAGATACCTGGAATTCATTTCAACTTAACCTTCGCAAAGAGGCTATCCGCTCAATAGCAGAACCTTATACAACAATAGAATATGAAGGAAACTCTGTACTATTAAGAGATCGTCTAGAGAAACTAACTGAATTAGACGAGATTGATGAGGATATGCCTAGTCCTAAAAATATTGTTCAAACCCTCATTTTAAATGAATCCTTAAAAGTTGATGACCAATACCTTCCCTACGATCACCCAAAGTCAGTTATAAGAACGGAAATGATCTTAACTAATTGGCTTATAAGAACAGCTGAAATTATTAGTTCAGAGCTTCTTAATCAAGCATCAATTTGGCCAGACCTTAGACAATATTTGCTAACTTCAAATCTTATTTCTACAAGAGAACTTGAACGTCTTCGCAATCAATTAAATTCGCAATCTAGAATACAAAGTCTATTTACTCGTCCTATTCATTTATACGAAAGTAAAAGACTTCTCTACCGTATCAACCAAAGCTCTATTGAATCTTATATATTAACAGAGTTACGAGATAAAGAATTAAGGGAACTGGGTTGGCTCCAAAAACAAGTTACGTTATTAGTAGAAGCAAGAGATGCATTGGCTCCGCAGATACAATCCCTGGTAAAATATATAGGTAATTTCATGGTGATACTACTAACTAACGTACTTGGTCGTGCCATTGGTTTAGTTGGCAAAGGAATAGCTCAAGGGATGGGTAGATCTCTATCCAGATAA
- a CDS encoding thylakoid membrane photosystem I accumulation factor, producing MNLIKLPITFVLTLFIFIFTLVNPLNAARDTNSFDGNIFPIYAGNGSLVPPASTLKQSLENKRTSVLIFYLDDNADSKQFAPVVSGLKLLWTSTIDLIPLTTDEFQDRTSDNPEDASYYWHGNVPQVVVINGQGQVILDDEGQVSIETINSAISKATGLEPPEFTISIKSFNEYNSDASKDGYTDPRK from the coding sequence ATGAACTTAATTAAGCTTCCAATAACATTCGTTCTAACTCTTTTTATTTTTATATTTACATTAGTCAATCCACTCAATGCAGCACGAGATACAAATAGTTTTGACGGTAATATATTTCCAATCTATGCAGGTAATGGTTCACTTGTTCCTCCCGCCTCAACACTAAAACAATCATTGGAAAACAAACGGACTAGTGTATTAATATTTTATTTAGACGATAATGCCGACAGTAAGCAGTTTGCTCCAGTTGTATCTGGACTTAAACTCTTATGGACTTCAACTATTGACTTAATACCATTAACAACCGACGAATTTCAAGATAGAACTTCAGATAACCCGGAAGATGCATCTTATTATTGGCATGGAAATGTTCCGCAAGTTGTTGTAATTAATGGCCAGGGGCAAGTAATTTTAGATGATGAAGGTCAGGTTTCAATTGAAACCATTAATTCAGCGATCAGCAAAGCAACTGGTCTGGAGCCTCCAGAATTTACTATTTCAATAAAGAGCTTTAATGAATATAATAGTGATGCCTCTAAGGATGGATATACTGACCCTCGTAAATAA
- the ruvX gene encoding Holliday junction resolvase RuvX yields MLPAISKSVLSLDVGKRRIGIAGCDPLGITITQLEAIKRTTFNNEATQLRQLCDLRDVRGIIIGLPLSDLGKETKQSSYCYTYGINIAKELNLPLAWVNEHSSTWEAGQRFKLQNDRSGKLDSAAAALLLEQWLTEGPELEFLKN; encoded by the coding sequence GTGTTGCCTGCTATATCAAAATCTGTACTAAGTCTGGATGTAGGTAAAAGACGCATAGGGATTGCAGGCTGTGACCCCCTTGGTATAACAATTACCCAACTAGAAGCAATAAAAAGAACTACATTCAATAATGAAGCTACTCAGCTGAGGCAACTTTGCGATTTAAGGGATGTCAGGGGCATAATTATCGGTTTGCCTCTTAGCGATTTGGGGAAAGAGACTAAACAATCATCCTATTGCTATACCTATGGAATTAATATTGCAAAAGAGCTTAATTTGCCATTAGCCTGGGTAAACGAACATAGCAGCACCTGGGAGGCTGGCCAAAGATTCAAACTTCAAAATGATCGCTCTGGGAAACTTGACAGCGCAGCAGCAGCTTTACTTCTCGAGCAATGGCTAACAGAAGGTCCAGAGCTTGAATTTCTGAAAAACTGA
- a CDS encoding DUF3727 domain-containing protein, protein MSDSKSQQSSEVPTLLVRDSNNSELLCFLEQIVPINNIEYVLLTPVDTPVCLFHLLDEGDPELIKTIEKKEPVLEVADVVLQEHDLRLIRSAVTLTVSGELEEPEPEELEEKDFDDESETYELLVSFKVEEEEYGLYIPLDPFFVVGKLEDGQATVVEGDEFDKIQPLIESELEERDN, encoded by the coding sequence ATGTCAGATTCAAAAAGTCAACAAAGCAGTGAAGTTCCAACTCTATTAGTAAGAGACAGTAATAACAGTGAGCTTTTATGTTTTCTAGAACAAATTGTTCCAATTAATAATATTGAATATGTTCTCCTAACACCTGTTGACACACCAGTGTGTCTATTCCATCTTTTAGATGAAGGAGATCCTGAACTCATTAAAACAATAGAGAAAAAGGAACCTGTATTAGAAGTTGCTGATGTCGTACTACAAGAACATGACCTAAGACTTATAAGATCAGCTGTAACACTAACTGTTTCTGGTGAATTAGAAGAACCAGAGCCTGAAGAGCTAGAGGAAAAAGATTTCGATGATGAATCAGAAACTTACGAATTGCTAGTTAGTTTTAAGGTAGAAGAAGAAGAATACGGGCTATACATTCCACTAGACCCATTTTTTGTAGTTGGTAAACTTGAAGATGGTCAAGCTACTGTGGTAGAAGGGGATGAGTTTGATAAAATTCAGCCATTAATTGAAAGTGAGCTAGAAGAAAGAGATAACTAA
- a CDS encoding YqeG family HAD IIIA-type phosphatase, with protein sequence MVNYWPKPNWNSEIIITRISPKEISDRDIKVLLLDVDGTLIGGKETKIDQSVIDWVDEAKKYFHLHLVSNNPSKERIKTIAQQIDIDFTYGALKPRRSSILKVIKNLEVTRRSIGIVGDRLFTDILAGNRLGIYTILVKPMGNKGEMSKDTNLQNLEMKIAKVFGKIIS encoded by the coding sequence ATGGTTAATTATTGGCCAAAGCCAAACTGGAATTCTGAAATTATTATTACTAGGATCTCCCCAAAGGAAATTTCCGATAGAGACATAAAGGTACTTCTACTAGATGTAGATGGAACTCTTATAGGAGGGAAGGAGACTAAGATAGATCAATCAGTAATAGACTGGGTTGATGAAGCAAAAAAATACTTTCACTTACATCTTGTAAGCAATAACCCTTCTAAAGAAAGAATTAAAACTATTGCACAACAAATTGATATTGACTTTACTTATGGAGCACTAAAGCCTAGACGGTCATCTATACTCAAAGTAATAAAGAATTTAGAAGTCACAAGAAGAAGTATAGGTATAGTAGGAGACAGACTGTTTACAGATATTCTCGCTGGAAACCGACTTGGAATCTATACAATACTTGTAAAGCCGATGGGCAATAAAGGTGAGATGTCTAAAGATACTAATTTACAAAATTTAGAAATGAAAATTGCAAAGGTATTTGGTAAAATAATATCATGA
- the proB gene encoding glutamate 5-kinase, which produces MTLWVLKIGTSLLRGTEKLSTKKIIHNYCSCIAESKARGDQHIIVSSGAVGLGCIQLGFKDRPNNINDLQAAASVGQVHLMDLYQEYMATFGYKVAQILITRSDFSSRNCYRNASMTLKRLLDWGVLPIVNENDAIANEELLYGDNDTLSALVSTAINADQLVLLTDIDRLYSTDPKVSNEAKPITDVLNPNQLKDIESTIQKPTNWGTGGIKTKLVAARIATESGIKVHLADGRKPETLSNILQGSRGGTVFHPSPKPIGNRKSWLAHALDPAGAIEVDEGACKAIQNNGASLLLVGIRQIHGEFTANQPVKLINSKGKELARGISSLSSDSLGNSINNPTNNKNSPVVIHRDVLVLTSDLFT; this is translated from the coding sequence ATGACACTCTGGGTATTAAAGATAGGGACAAGTTTACTTAGAGGAACAGAAAAGCTATCGACAAAAAAAATAATCCATAACTATTGTTCCTGTATAGCAGAATCTAAAGCCAGAGGTGATCAACACATAATTGTATCCAGTGGAGCCGTTGGTCTGGGATGTATTCAACTTGGCTTTAAAGATCGTCCTAATAACATTAATGATCTACAGGCTGCTGCGTCTGTTGGCCAAGTACACCTTATGGACTTATATCAAGAATATATGGCAACTTTTGGGTACAAAGTGGCTCAAATCTTAATAACCCGTTCGGACTTTAGCTCACGTAATTGTTATAGGAATGCCTCAATGACTCTAAAAAGACTTTTAGATTGGGGAGTACTTCCAATAGTCAATGAAAATGACGCAATAGCTAATGAGGAATTACTATATGGGGATAATGATACATTATCTGCGCTTGTTTCTACAGCCATTAATGCTGATCAATTAGTTCTATTAACCGACATAGATCGTCTTTATTCAACAGACCCAAAAGTTAGTAATGAAGCAAAGCCAATAACAGATGTTCTTAATCCAAACCAATTAAAAGATATTGAATCGACCATTCAAAAGCCAACTAATTGGGGTACTGGAGGAATAAAGACAAAACTTGTTGCAGCAAGAATAGCCACTGAAAGTGGTATAAAAGTTCATCTTGCAGACGGAAGAAAACCAGAAACATTATCTAATATTCTTCAGGGCTCTAGAGGTGGGACGGTATTTCACCCAAGTCCAAAACCTATAGGAAATAGAAAAAGCTGGCTGGCACATGCTTTAGATCCAGCGGGAGCTATAGAAGTCGATGAAGGTGCATGTAAAGCAATCCAAAATAATGGAGCATCACTTCTTCTTGTAGGAATAAGGCAAATACATGGTGAGTTTACTGCCAACCAACCAGTCAAACTAATTAACTCAAAAGGGAAAGAGTTGGCTAGAGGTATTAGTTCATTAAGTAGTGATTCTCTAGGAAATTCAATTAATAATCCAACAAATAATAAGAATTCACCTGTTGTCATTCATAGAGATGTCCTAGTTTTGACAAGCGACCTCTTCACGTAG
- the lpxD gene encoding UDP-3-O-(3-hydroxymyristoyl)glucosamine N-acyltransferase → MQFSQLIDFLKIGEAHIQDFNFGDDPEITKASSIDIANPDEISFLENDSYLLSHMSSTNASALLLPNNNQLIDIANSRGIAWASFRDPKLAFAETLEYLHPQSQPLIGIHKTAVIGKNVKIGKEVSIGANVTVGDYCQIGEGTVISPGVVIYNNVQIGIRGELHANAVIHENTNIGNNCTVQSNAVIGSEGFGFIPSKNGWRKMPQIGIVVIEDNVEVGAGSTIDRPSVGETRIGSGTKIDNLVQIGHGVVTGRNCAMAAQVGIAGGASLGDGVILAGQVGVGNRVSIGDGVIASSKCGVHADVSPGEVISGFPAMPNKLWLRCSANFKKLPEIAKSIRDLTKSHRG, encoded by the coding sequence ATGCAATTCAGCCAATTAATTGACTTCCTGAAAATTGGAGAAGCACATATTCAAGATTTTAATTTTGGAGATGACCCGGAAATAACTAAAGCATCTTCAATAGATATTGCTAATCCAGATGAAATTAGCTTTTTAGAGAATGATAGTTATCTATTAAGTCACATGAGTTCAACAAATGCTTCTGCTTTATTGCTTCCTAACAATAATCAATTGATAGATATAGCTAATTCCAGGGGGATTGCCTGGGCATCATTCAGAGATCCAAAATTAGCCTTTGCAGAAACATTAGAGTATCTTCATCCTCAATCACAGCCTCTTATAGGAATTCATAAAACTGCAGTCATTGGAAAAAATGTGAAGATTGGGAAGGAAGTCTCAATTGGAGCAAATGTAACAGTTGGTGATTACTGTCAAATAGGAGAAGGAACAGTTATTAGTCCTGGGGTTGTCATTTACAACAATGTACAGATAGGAATCAGGGGTGAATTACATGCAAACGCTGTAATCCATGAAAATACAAATATCGGCAATAATTGTACTGTTCAATCAAATGCTGTTATTGGATCAGAAGGCTTTGGGTTTATCCCAAGCAAAAATGGCTGGAGAAAAATGCCACAAATAGGAATTGTTGTTATTGAAGATAATGTGGAGGTTGGAGCAGGATCCACAATAGATAGACCATCTGTTGGCGAAACAAGAATTGGTTCAGGTACGAAAATTGATAACCTTGTTCAAATTGGCCATGGTGTCGTAACAGGAAGAAATTGCGCTATGGCAGCTCAAGTAGGAATTGCAGGAGGAGCCTCATTAGGAGATGGAGTAATTCTTGCTGGACAGGTTGGTGTAGGAAATCGTGTATCCATTGGGGACGGTGTTATAGCGAGTTCAAAATGTGGTGTTCATGCAGATGTATCTCCTGGTGAGGTCATAAGTGGCTTCCCAGCCATGCCAAATAAGCTATGGCTGAGATGTTCAGCAAATTTCAAAAAACTCCCTGAAATTGCTAAATCAATAAGGGATCTGACAAAATCACATAGAGGTTAA
- the leuB gene encoding 3-isopropylmalate dehydrogenase translates to MKTYNVVLLPGDGIGPEIMDVATKTIDYVAQKYNFGIEYEQKLIGGSAIDKYNDPLPEETLKACKSSDAVLLSAIGSPKYDALPREKRPESGLLNLRSGLGLFANIRPVKVWPALISESSLKQEIVQNVDLVVVRELTGGIYFGQPKGRLQSENGERAFNTMTYSTMEIDRIARVAFELATDRKKKLCSIDKANVLDVSQLWRERVIELSYNFPKVELNHLYVDNAAMQLIRQPDQFDVILTGNLFGDIISDEAAMLTGSIGMLPSASLRLEGPGLFEPVHGSAPDIANKDIANPMAMVLSAAMMLRVGLKENNAADDLENAIDKVLKDGYRTSDLMTNGKKVLGCREMGEQILMSLAAA, encoded by the coding sequence ATGAAAACATACAATGTTGTTTTATTACCAGGCGACGGAATAGGTCCAGAAATAATGGATGTGGCAACAAAAACAATAGATTATGTAGCTCAGAAATATAACTTTGGAATTGAATATGAACAAAAACTAATAGGTGGTTCAGCTATAGATAAATATAATGATCCGTTGCCAGAAGAAACTTTAAAAGCCTGTAAGAGCAGTGACGCTGTCTTACTTTCAGCAATAGGCAGCCCAAAATATGATGCTCTACCCAGAGAAAAAAGGCCTGAGTCTGGTTTACTTAATTTAAGATCAGGTCTAGGATTATTTGCAAATATTAGGCCAGTAAAAGTCTGGCCAGCACTAATTAGTGAAAGTTCTCTAAAGCAGGAGATAGTCCAAAATGTTGATCTTGTTGTGGTAAGAGAACTAACAGGCGGCATCTACTTTGGGCAACCAAAAGGAAGATTACAAAGTGAGAATGGTGAGAGAGCTTTTAATACTATGACCTACTCAACAATGGAAATAGATAGGATTGCCAGAGTTGCATTTGAACTTGCTACCGATAGAAAAAAGAAACTATGTTCTATAGATAAAGCCAATGTTTTAGATGTAAGCCAATTATGGAGAGAAAGAGTAATAGAACTAAGCTACAACTTTCCAAAAGTTGAATTAAATCATTTATATGTAGACAATGCAGCAATGCAACTTATAAGACAACCAGACCAATTTGATGTAATTCTAACTGGCAATCTGTTTGGAGATATTATTAGTGATGAAGCAGCTATGTTGACTGGTTCAATTGGAATGCTTCCTTCCGCATCATTACGACTTGAAGGTCCTGGACTTTTTGAACCAGTTCATGGATCAGCTCCAGATATAGCAAATAAGGATATCGCCAACCCAATGGCCATGGTCCTTTCAGCAGCAATGATGTTAAGGGTTGGTCTAAAAGAGAACAACGCAGCTGATGACCTAGAGAATGCGATAGATAAGGTCCTTAAAGATGGTTATAGAACATCAGATCTTATGACTAATGGCAAAAAGGTGCTTGGATGCAGGGAAATGGGGGAGCAAATTCTTATGAGTCTTGCAGCTGCATAA
- a CDS encoding phosphoribulokinase: MSKRHPVVAVTGSSGAGTSTVKRAFEHIFAREEIVPAVVEGDSYHRFERNPMKQAMADALAKGENFSHFGPEANLFDKLEELFKEYGQTGGGKKRYYLHSQEEADEHNARLGTELSPGQFTPWEEIPTGTDVLFYEGLHGGVVGDGYDVASLADLLVGVVPITNLEWIQKIHRDNAERGYSAETIVDTILRRMPDYINHICPQFSRTDINFQRVPTIDTSNPFICRNIPTPDESFVIIHFRKGAREKWGIDFQYLLGMINESFMSSPTSIVVNGGKMGFAMELILTPIIHRMIEEKSKAK, encoded by the coding sequence ATGTCGAAGCGTCACCCAGTAGTAGCTGTAACTGGTTCATCAGGAGCTGGAACAAGCACAGTCAAAAGAGCCTTCGAGCATATCTTCGCTCGTGAGGAAATAGTACCTGCAGTTGTGGAAGGGGATAGTTATCACCGCTTTGAAAGGAACCCTATGAAACAAGCGATGGCAGATGCGCTTGCAAAAGGAGAGAACTTTTCTCATTTTGGACCTGAGGCAAACTTGTTTGACAAACTGGAAGAATTATTCAAGGAATATGGTCAAACAGGAGGTGGGAAAAAAAGATATTACCTTCACAGCCAAGAAGAAGCCGATGAACACAATGCCAGACTAGGGACTGAACTAAGTCCAGGGCAATTTACGCCATGGGAAGAGATCCCAACGGGAACTGATGTACTCTTCTACGAGGGTCTACATGGTGGTGTAGTTGGAGATGGTTATGACGTTGCATCCCTCGCTGATCTTCTGGTTGGAGTAGTACCTATTACAAACTTAGAATGGATACAAAAAATACATAGAGATAACGCAGAAAGAGGTTACTCAGCAGAAACAATTGTTGATACTATTCTAAGAAGAATGCCAGATTATATAAATCATATTTGCCCACAATTTAGCCGTACAGATATTAACTTCCAACGTGTACCAACGATAGATACATCTAACCCTTTTATTTGCAGAAATATCCCAACTCCAGATGAGAGTTTTGTAATAATACATTTCAGAAAAGGAGCTAGAGAAAAATGGGGTATAGATTTTCAATATCTACTTGGAATGATTAATGAATCATTCATGTCAAGTCCTACAAGCATTGTAGTCAATGGAGGGAAAATGGGTTTTGCAATGGAATTAATACTTACACCTATAATTCACAGAATGATAGAAGAAAAAAGCAAAGCAAAATAA